The genomic stretch TAGGCGGCGACGGTGGTCGAGGTCAGCCCGCCGAACAGCGCCAGCATCGCCAGGTCGACCTCGCGGTGACCGCCGTAGACCGCGGGATCGATCAGGGTCGGCCGGCCGGCGACCGCGACCACGTTGCCCGACCACAGATCGCCGTGGAGCCGCGCCGGTGGCTCCGGCGGGCCGAACCGATCGCGGCGCGCGGCCAGACGATCGAGCGCGGCGTCGAGCGGGGGCAGGCGCGCGGCGGCGGTGGCGCGCGCGCACACCGGCCGCAGCCGCTGCTCGATCCAGAAGATCACGCCGTCGTCGGCGAGCCCGCCCGGCTGCGCGATCGTCGCGAGGTAGCTGGGGCGATCGTGGCCGAACCCGGGCGCGCCCAGGCGATGGAGCGCGGCCAGGCCGCGGCCGAGCGCAGCGTCGAAGCCCGGGCCGGGCCCGCCGAGGTCGAGCCACGCCAGCGCCAGGAACCGCGCGCCGACCGCGACCACGGTCGGCACCGGCAGCGGGCCGGCCGCGAGCCAGGTCAGGCCGTCAGCCTCGGCCGCGTACATGCCCGGCGGCGGCGCGGCGTGGGTCTTGATGAACAGCGCGCGCCCGTCGACGAGCTCGACCCGGTAGGCGTCGTTGATGTCGCCGCCGGCGACCGCCGTGGCCCGCGCGATCGGCGCGCCCACGGCGGCGGCGAGGTCGTCACGCCAGGTCGACACCCGCCGACGATAGCGTCACCGCGGCCACGACGCTTGCCGGCGGAACAGGTAGCCGCGCTCGTGGCCACACGTGGTCGCCGCGATCAGCGTCAGGCCGTGGGGCGCGAACAGCCGCGGCGCCAGGTCGACCGCCCACGGCACCTCGTCGGTGTAGATCCACTTGCCGACCGCGCGCAGCGCGGCGCGGAACGAGCGGTAGCGCCAGGTGTCGACCGGCACCAGGATCGCGAGCAGCCCGCCGGGCGCGACGGCGCCGGCGTGGGCGCGCACGACCCGGACGAGATCGCCGTCGTGGAAGTGCTCGACCACCCCGCCGGAGTGGACCAGATCGAAGCCGCGGCCGTCGTAGGCGAGCAGATCGCCCTCGACGTGGGTGACGTCGGCGCCGTGGCCGCGCGCGCGCCACAGCCGCTGCGACAGCGCCAGCGCGGCGCGGTTGCGCTCGACCAGCGTGGCGTGGCCGCCGAAGGTCTCGACCAGGCGCAAGGACGCGTGGCCGGTGCCGGCGCCGAGCTCGAGGATGCGCGGCGCGG from Myxococcales bacterium encodes the following:
- a CDS encoding fructosamine kinase family protein, whose product is MSTWRDDLAAAVGAPIARATAVAGGDINDAYRVELVDGRALFIKTHAAPPPGMYAAEADGLTWLAAGPLPVPTVVAVGARFLALAWLDLGGPGPGFDAALGRGLAALHRLGAPGFGHDRPSYLATIAQPGGLADDGVIFWIEQRLRPVCARATAAARLPPLDAALDRLAARRDRFGPPEPPARLHGDLWSGNVVAVAGRPTLIDPAVYGGHREVDLAMLALFGGLTSTTVAAYAEAFPLAAEWRARVALWQLYPLAVHALLFGGGYGDRVARGLAALG
- a CDS encoding class I SAM-dependent methyltransferase — its product is MTTSLTATNWDDHFATIGRRHNLVESIRIRQVFGAYRRLLADVALPTAPRILELGAGTGHASLRLVETFGGHATLVERNRAALALSQRLWRARGHGADVTHVEGDLLAYDGRGFDLVHSGGVVEHFHDGDLVRVVRAHAGAVAPGGLLAILVPVDTWRYRSFRAALRAVGKWIYTDEVPWAVDLAPRLFAPHGLTLIAATTCGHERGYLFRRQASWPR